GACTCGAACTCTCACACCTTGCGGCGCCAGAACCTAAATCTGGTGCGTCTACCAATTTCGCCACTTCCGCATATTAACTTATCTGACTTGGTGCGGAGGGAGGGACTTGAACCCTCACGTCCTAACGGACACTAGCACCTGAAGCTAGCGCGTCTACCAATTCCGCCACCACCGCGAAATCAGACAGTTATAAAAATGGTGGCTACGACGGGATTCGAACCTGTGACCCCATCATTATGAGTGATGTGCTCTAACCAACTGAGCTACGTAGCCACTCTGAAACTGAAACAATTTATGGTGCGGAAGGAGAGACTCGAACTCTCACACCTTGCGGCGCCAGAACCTAAATCTGGTGCGTCTACCAATTTCGCCACTTCCGCATAAATTGTTCTACTATCAAGAATGTATCTCAACAGTATAAATAGTGGCAGGTCTACCTGGATTCGAACCAGGGAATGACGGGATCAAAACCCGTTGCCTTACCGCTTGGCGATAGACCTGCAGTGATAGCTTAACTATCAAATCATGGTGCGGAAGGAGAGACTCGAACTCTCACACCTTGCGGCGCCAGAACCTAAATCTGGTGCGTCTACCAATTTCGCCACTTCCGCATATTAACTTATCTGACTTGGTGCGGAGGGAGGGACTTGAACCCTCACGTCCTAACGGGCACTAGCACCTGAAGCTAGCGCGTCTACCAATTCCGCCACCACCGCGAAATCAGACAGTTATAAAAATGGTGGCTACGACGGGATTCGAACCTGTGACCCCATCATTATGAGTGATGTGCTCTAACCAACTGAGCTACGTAGCCATCTTGCGAGCGAGACAATATAACGATTCTCTTGCTCAGTGACAACCCCTTGTCGGTGGTTTTCACTTGTAAATAGTGGCAGGTCTACCTGGATTCGAACCAGGGAATGACGGGATCAAAACCCGTTGCCTTACCGCTTGGCGATAGACCTGCAGAGACAGCCAGTGCTATCAAAACTATGGTGCGGAAGGAGAGACTCGAACTCTCACACCTTGCGGCGCCAGAACCTAAATCTGGTGCGTCTACCAATTTCGCCACTTCCGCGCAATTCCTGAATGCTTTATGCAAAAACACTTAGGAATGGTGGCTACGACGGGATTCGAACCTGTGACCCCATCATTATGAGTGATGTGCTCTAACCAACTGAGCTACGTAGCCATTACCATGTTTTATCCCTTTTGTTTCATTGCTGTTGCGTCGGGAACGGGGCGCATTATGCGGAGTTGAGTGACAACCGTCAATAGTTTTTTGCAATAAATCCGGGCAAATCAATCGTTCGCTTTCTTTTTAAACAAAGAGGCGTGTTTGTGATCGAAAAATGCTAGCAAAGTGGCTAGCTTTGAATGACTTAACTTGATCTTACTGGGTTTAAATGAAAAAAGCCGACATTTTTGTCGGCTCTGAAATGCGTTCTAAGAATGCGTTTTGTGCTACGTTTTACACGTTGAAACGGAAGTGAACAACATCACCATCTTTGACGATGTACTCTTTGCCTTCCAAACGCCATTTACCCGCATCTTTCGCGCCGTTTTCACCTTTGAATTCGATAAAATCGTCGTAACCGATCACTTCTGCGCGAATAAAGCCTTTTTCAAAGTCAGTGTGGATTTTGCCAGCGGCTTTTGGTGCGGTCGCACCGACAGGGATGGTCCACGCGCGCACTTCTTTCACACCAGCGGTGAAGTAGGTGTGTAGGTTGAGCAGTTCGTAACCTGCACGGATAACGCGGTTCAATCCCGGTTCTTCGATACCCATATCAGCCAAAAACTCGGCGCGCTCGTCGTCTTCCAGCTCCGCCATTTCGGATTCGATCGCTGCACAAACTGGAACTACTACGTTGTTCTCTTTAGCGGCAAACTCACGTACTGCATCTAGGTATGGATTGTTTTCAAAGCCATCTTCATTGACGTTGGCAATGTACATGGTTGGTTTGAGCGTTAGGAAGTTAAGGTAGCCCACTGCCGCTTGCTCTTCTTTTGACAGTTCAACCGTACGTGCAGAGCCACCTTCAGTCAGAACGGGCAGCAGCTTTTCAAGCACAGTCAGTTCGAACTTGGCGTCTTTATCGCCGCCTTTGGCTTTTTTCGCTTGGCGCTGAATGGCACGTTCACAGGAATCAAGGTCTGCCATTGCCAGTTCAAGGTTGATCACTTCAATATCTTCGATAGGAGAGACTTTACCTGCAACGTGAACGATATTTTCGTTTTCAAAACAACGTACTACGTGACCAATCGCGTCTGTTTCACGGATGTTGGCAAGGAACTTGTTCCCAAGGCCTTCGCCGCGTGAAGCGCCCGCAACCAGACCTGCAATATCAACGAATTCCATCGTGGTCGGCAGAACACGCTGTGGGTTCACAATGGCTGCCAATGCGTCTAAGCGCAGGTCCGGAACCGGTACTACGCCAGTGTTTGGCTCGATAGTACAGAACGGAAAGTTAGCGGCTTCAATGCCAGCTTTGGTGAGTGCGTTAAACAGAGTTGATTTACCAACGTTTGGCAAACCAACGATGCCACATTTAAAACCCATGATTGTAACCTTATTCAGCTTTGAACGTGTGGAGGCGATTTTGTGCTTTAGACAAACCCTCTTTGAGGAGGATGTCTAGGCAGCGAACGGATTCATCCACTGCCGCGTCAAGGAGCTGTTGCTCATTGGCTGGGGCCTTGCCCAGCACAAAACCTGCCACTTTATCTTTGTGTCCGGGATGGCCGATGCCGATCCGCAGACGGTAAAATTCTTTGTTGTTAGCCAGCTTGCTGATGGTGTCGCGCAGGCCATTGTGCCCTCCGTGACCGCCGCCCTTTTTGAACTTGGCAATACCCGGCGGTAGGTCGAGTTCATCGTGCGCCACCATGATCTCTTCCGCACTGACTTGATAGAAGTTGGCAACGGCCGCTATCGATTTGCCAGATAGATTCATAAAGGTGGTTGGGATCAGCAACCGCAAATCTTGGCCGTTTATCGTGATGCGTCCGGTCAAGCCAAAGAATTTTGCTTCATTCTTCAGCACCACATTGTGAACGCGTGCCAGCTCTTCTACTACCCAAGCCCCGGCATTATGGCGGGTTTTGGCGTAGTCTGGTCCTGGATTAGCAAGACCGACAAGTAGTTTGATCTGTTGACTCAAGGCTCGGATCTCTCTGGAATCTGCAAAAGCGCGGTATGATAGCACAGAAAAGTTGCTGTGGGCGAGGTTGAGTCGCTGCAAATAAAAACACCCCTGAGCGGGGTGTTTTTTTGTATAGGGCGCAGCCAGAATTACTGGTTGAACATTGCAGAGATAGACTCTTCGTTGCTGATACGACGAATCGCTTCTGCCAGCATACCTGATAGAGTCAGTTGGGTGACTTTACCGGTTGCAGCCATCTCTTTGCTAAGAGTGATTGAGTCAGTGACGATCACTTGGTCTAGCACAGAATTTTTGATGTTTTTCGCTGCATTGCCAGAGAACACTGCGTGAGTTGCGTAAGCGAAAACGCGTTTTGCACCACGCTCTTTGAGCGCTTCTGCGGCTTTACATAGTGTGCCACCGGTGTCGATCATGTCATCGACGATCACGCAATCGCGGCCTTCAACATCACCAATCAGGTTCATCACTTCAGAAACGTTGGCACGTGGACGACGCTTGTCAACGATAGCGATATCAATATCACCGAGCGCTTTTGCCGTTGCACGAGCACGCACAACACCACCCAGATCCGGGGAAACCACAACAGGATCTTCAAGTCCGCGTGCTTTCATGTCTTCAAGTAGCACAGGTGTACCGAAGATGTTGTCTACTGGTACATCGAAGAAGCCTTGAATTTGTTCAGCGTGCAGGTCGATGGTCAGAACGCGGTCAACACCAACGTTAGACAGGAAATCTGCAACCACTTTTGCAGTAATAGGTACACGAGCAGAACGTACGCGACGGTCTTGGCGTGCGTAGCCGAAATAAGGAATAACTGCTGTAATACGGCCCGCTGAAGCGCGGCGCATTGCATCAATCATCACGACCAGTTCCATCAGGTTGTCATTGGTAGGCGCACAAGTAGATTGAATGATGAATACATCACTACCACGAACATTTTCGTTGATCTGTACAGCGACTTCGCCATCAGAAAAGCGAGAAACAGTAGCGTCACCAAGAGAGATGTAGAGACGATCAGCAATACGTTGGGCTAGTTCAGGTGTTGCGTTACCAGCAAATAGCTTCATATCAGGCACGGTGGAAACCTCAGGGTTGCGTCCAGTTTTTAAATAGATTGGTGTGAGGCTGAAAGATATTCAGCCAGCGTCTCTTTTAATGGCGAAATATTGCGCCCTTGAGCGACAAATGCCGAGACATTGTCAGAGAGTTGGGCAAGGATAGATTCCGCTTCTGGCCTGCTGTTAAATTCAGCAAAAACGCAAGATCCCGTGCCGGTCAATCTTGACGGCGCGTATTGTAGCAGCCAAGAAAGTTGCTTATCAACCTCTGGGTAAAGCATTCGGACAATTTTTTCGCAATCGTTTCCGTAGTCACTGTCAAGAAGCGTTGCCAGTGCTCGTTTCGGTGTATTTCTCGTCAATTGAGGATGGGTGAAAATATCCACGGTCGCAATATGCACGTTAGGTCTGACGACCAGATACCATTTCTCTTCGGGCTGGGCTGGCGAAAGTTTTTCGCCCACACCTTCGGCAAATGCGGCGAATCCACGCACAAAAACTGGCACGTCAGCCCCCAACTTAAGCCCAATATTAGCAAGCTCATCGTCAGAAAGATGAAGTTGCCAGAGATAATTGAGCGCAACCAAAGCGGTGGCCGCGTTGGAAGAACCACCGCCAATACCACCGCCCATCGGCAAAATTTTATTCAGTTCGATGTGCGCGCCCAGCGAGCAGTGAGCATATTGTTGCAGCGCGCTGGCCGCTTTCCATATCAAGTTCTCTTCCAGAGCGAGCCCTTCGATGTCCGGGCTGATGGTGACTTTGCCCGTTTCATTGGCGGTGATTTTCAACTCATCGCCATGGTCGAGAAACTGAAACAGCGTTTGCAGTTCGTGGTAACCATTGGCTGTGCGGCCGTTGATGTAAAGAAACAGATTGAGTTTGGCAGGTGAGGGCCAACAAGTCGTACGATTGATCATGGTTGTAGAGTCCACTTAGTCACAACAATATTCAGTTTGATCTTATTCTGAGTAAGGCTCAGTTTGGCAGGCAGTGGAATGACGTTTGCGCCAAACGGCGTGTCACGATACTGACTGTAGGCGATGTGCCATGGTTGGGATGCGATGGTTTTATCGATCGTTTGCAGGGTATTTTGTTCGGTGAGTGTATACGCATCTGCGCCGTCTGGCATGCCGAGCATCCAATCAGGAAGCTGCTCAATTGGGAGCACTAAGCCTGTGAGTTGATAGACTAACGCGGTGGCATTCTCGGCACTTAAAATCTGATCGTCATAGGTTTCGACTCTTGCGCCGTCTGGCGTGATGGTGAGGTTGAGTGCTGTTTGTCCGAGAAAGGTGGTGAAGCGTAAATTGCTGTGGGTGTCGCTGTGTTTCCACAAGAAACTGAGATTTTGTCGCTGGTCCGGCGCAATATAACCGAGCTTGCCAGTTACTTGGAAAGCTCGGATCTGCGCTAATTTTGCTTGATGACTTTGCCACTCTACGCTGGTGTGTTGTTCTGATAGGGTTATACAACCGGTGAGAAGAAATGGAAGAAGAATCAACCAGAAGTAAGTTCGGTAACGCATCATGTCGGCTTGCTGTTCGATTTAAGTCATTGAGCGCACAACTATAGCACTGAACTCACGAAGCTGGGAAAACAAATCCCTCTTGCCCTTTTAATAAACGCGGTCATCAAGTAAAATTCGCCACCTATTTCCCGTCCTGTCCAGAGAAAGCACTATCGATGTCCTTGCTTGTTATCGGCATAAATCACAATACAGCGTCGGTTGACTTACGTGAAAAAGTGGCGTTTGGCCCAGACAAACTGGCCAATGCGCTCCAGCAACTCAGTCAACACGAAGCGGTCAATGGCAGTGTGATCCTATCCACCTGCAATCGGACCGAGGTGTACTGTGATGTTCGCTCCGGCGCAAGGAATAAGGTCGTTGAATGGATCAGTCAGTTCCACCATGTCAGTTTGGAAGAGCTCAAACCCAGCCTGTATGTGTATGAAGAGCAAGCGGCGATCAAACACCTGATGCGTGTCTCTTGTGGCCTTGATTCTCTGGTGCTTGGTGAGCCACAAATTCTTGGCCAAGTGAAGCAGGCTTATTCTGACTCTCGTGAACAATTGGCGGTTGATGCCTCACTGGAAAAGCTGTTTCAGAAAACCTTTTCCGTGGCAAAGCGAGTGCGCACAGAAACGGATATCGGCGGTAATGCGGTGTCGGTGGCATATGCGGCGTGCACCTTGGCAAAACACATTTTTGAATCCTTGGCCGATTCGACGGTATTGCTGGTCGGTGCGGGCGAGACAATTGAACTGGTGGCTAAACATTTACAAGCCAACGGCTGCACTAAAATGATTGTGGCCAACAGAACCCGAGAAAGAGCCATGAATCTCGCTGAGCAGTTTGGCGCAGAGGTGATTGGTTTGCCAGAAATCCCCGATTATTTGCCCAAAGCGGATATCGTAATCAGCTCCACGGCAAGTCCACTGCCGATCATCGGCAAGGGTATGGTGGAAACGGCACTGAAACAGCGTCGCTACCAGCCGATGTTATTGGTGGATATTGCAGTGCCGCGAGATGTTGAAGCCCAAGTGGGTGACTTAAGCGATGCCTATCTGTATACGGTGGACGATTTGCAATCCATCATCGACAGCAATATTGAGCAGCGCAAAGTCGAAGCGATTCAAGCCGAAGCGATTGTCTCGGAAGAGAGCGCCGCTTTTATGAGTTGGCTGCGCTCGCTGCAAGCGGTCGATAGTATCCGCGAATACCGGCAGTCGGCCGAGGCGATTCGTGAAGAGCTGCTTAGCAAAAGCTTACAGGCTCTTGCTGGTGGAGCCGATGCCGAGAAAGTACTCAGAGAGCTGAGTAATCGACTGACAAATAAACTCATTCACGCCCCCACTCGTGCGCTACAATTGGCAGCAGAGCAGGGCGAACCCGCAAAATTAACGGTTATCCGCCAAAGTCTTGGCTTGGATGATCTGAAGTAATCCTATCGATCAGTAAGATAAATAAATGATGAAAGCCTCAATTTTGACCAAGCTGGAAATGCTGGTTGAACGTTATGAAGAAGTTCAGCACCTTCTTGGTGATCCTGGTGTCATTGGCGACCAGGATAAATTCCGTGCCCTGTCCAAAGAGTATTCTCAGTTGGAAGAGGTAACTAAGTGCTTTCAGGCTTATCAGCAAGCGCAGGAAGATTTGAGCGCAGCAGAAGAGATGGCCAAAGAAGACGACGCTGAAATGCGTGAAATGGCTCAAGACGAAATCAAAGCGGCGAAAGCGGCGATTGAACGTTTGGCTGATGAGCTGCAAATCTTGCTGCTGCCCAAAGATCCCAACGATGACCGCAACTGTTTCCTTGAAATTCGCGCAGGTGCGGGCGGCGACGAAGCAGGCATTTTCGCTGGCGATCTGTTCCGTATGTACAGCAAGTTTGCAGAAAAACGTGGCTGGCGCATCGAAGTGATGTCATCCAACGAAGCCGAACATGGTGGCTACAAAGAGATGATTGCGAAAGTAAACGGCGATGGCGCTTACGGTATTTTGAAATTCGAGTCTGGCGGTCACCGTGTGCAGCGTGTACCGGCGACTGAATCTCAAGGTCGAGTTCACACCTCGGCGTGCACCGTTGCGGTGATGGCGGAAATTCCAGAAGCGGAAATTCCTGAAATCCGTACTGCGGATCTGAAAATTGACACCTTCCGCTCGTCGGGCGCGGGTGGTCAGCACGTCAACACCACCGATTCGGCGATCCGTATTACTCACTTACCGACTGGAATTGTGGTGGAATGTCAGGACGAGCGTTCACAGCATAAGAACAAAGCCAAAGCGATGGCGGTTCTGGCGGCGCGTATTGTTCAGGCTGAAGAAGCCAAACGTGCTGCGGAAATCTCCGACACGCGTCGTAACCTGCTTGGCTCTGGCGATCGTAGTGACCGCATTCGTACTTATAACTACCCGCAAGGCCGTGTGTCTGATCATCGCATCAACCTGACGGTTTACCGCCTGTCAGAAGTGATGGAAGGCGATCTGCAATCCTTGATTGATCCTGTAATTCAAGAACATCAAGCCGACCAACTTGCTGCACTGGCTGAGAACCAATAAACCGATGCCTGATGTGTTAACCCTTGATGCCGCTTTAAAACAGGCGGCATCGCAGTTTTCAGCCGCTGGCAAAGAATCGCCGTCGCTAGATGCATCGGTGCTACTTTGTCATGTATTGCAAAAGCCGCGCAGTTATTTGCTGACTTGGCCTGAGAAGGCGCTCACTACGGTGCAGCAGCAGCAATTTTCTCAACTGGTAGAACGCCGTTTAGCCGGCGAGCCGATTGCCTATATTGTCGGTGAGCGCGAGTTTTGGTCCTTGCCGCTAAAAGTGTCTAGTGCCACCTTGATCCCAAGGCCCGATACGGAGCGATTGGTTGAGTTGGCATTGGAAAAAACCGCTCAACAGACAGGCAAAATCCTCGATCTCGGCACAGGTACTGGCGCGATTGCCTTGGCCTTAGCTTCTGAGCTCCCCCATCGCCAAGTGGTAGGCATTGATCTGCAAGCGGAAGCCAAAACCCTCGCACAAAGCAATGCCGAGGCTTTAAACATTCGCAATGTCTCATTTTTGCAGGGAAGTTGGTTTGATCCTTTGGAGAGTGGCACAAAGTTTGCTCTTATTGTCTCCAATCCACCGTATATTGACGCTAACGATCCACATCTCTCTCAAGGGGATGTGCGCTTTGAGCCGAAATCTGCGTTGGTGGCGGACGAGGCGGGTTTAGCCGACATTCGTCACATCGCACAATGTGCTCGACACTATCTGTTGCCACACGGTTGGCTGATGTTTGAACACGGTTACGATCAGGCGACGGCGGTGCAACAGATATTGTCGTCTCTTGGATACCATAAGGTTGTGACTGAAAAGGATTACGCTGGCAACGATCGCGTCACACTGGGCTGCTTTTTAGGGCTGCCAGACGAATAAAAACAAAAGAGAATTTTTATGTACGAAGCTCTTAAACACTTTCATCTCCTCACTATCGCCATCAGTGCATTGCTGCTTTCTGTCCGTTATGCATTGATGATGATGGACTCGCCGAAGTTACAGCATCCGTTTCTCAAGCGATTCCCCCACATCAACGATTCCCTATTGTTGCTCTCCGGTATTGGCTTGATTGTGGTAACCGGCTTTATTCCGTTTACTCCCGCAAATATGTGGCTGACGGAGAAGATCACTTGTGTGCT
This Vibrio navarrensis DNA region includes the following protein-coding sequences:
- the pth gene encoding aminoacyl-tRNA hydrolase — encoded protein: MSQQIKLLVGLANPGPDYAKTRHNAGAWVVEELARVHNVVLKNEAKFFGLTGRITINGQDLRLLIPTTFMNLSGKSIAAVANFYQVSAEEIMVAHDELDLPPGIAKFKKGGGHGGHNGLRDTISKLANNKEFYRLRIGIGHPGHKDKVAGFVLGKAPANEQQLLDAAVDESVRCLDILLKEGLSKAQNRLHTFKAE
- the ychF gene encoding redox-regulated ATPase YchF yields the protein MGFKCGIVGLPNVGKSTLFNALTKAGIEAANFPFCTIEPNTGVVPVPDLRLDALAAIVNPQRVLPTTMEFVDIAGLVAGASRGEGLGNKFLANIRETDAIGHVVRCFENENIVHVAGKVSPIEDIEVINLELAMADLDSCERAIQRQAKKAKGGDKDAKFELTVLEKLLPVLTEGGSARTVELSKEEQAAVGYLNFLTLKPTMYIANVNEDGFENNPYLDAVREFAAKENNVVVPVCAAIESEMAELEDDERAEFLADMGIEEPGLNRVIRAGYELLNLHTYFTAGVKEVRAWTIPVGATAPKAAGKIHTDFEKGFIRAEVIGYDDFIEFKGENGAKDAGKWRLEGKEYIVKDGDVVHFRFNV
- the prfA gene encoding peptide chain release factor 1, whose protein sequence is MKASILTKLEMLVERYEEVQHLLGDPGVIGDQDKFRALSKEYSQLEEVTKCFQAYQQAQEDLSAAEEMAKEDDAEMREMAQDEIKAAKAAIERLADELQILLLPKDPNDDRNCFLEIRAGAGGDEAGIFAGDLFRMYSKFAEKRGWRIEVMSSNEAEHGGYKEMIAKVNGDGAYGILKFESGGHRVQRVPATESQGRVHTSACTVAVMAEIPEAEIPEIRTADLKIDTFRSSGAGGQHVNTTDSAIRITHLPTGIVVECQDERSQHKNKAKAMAVLAARIVQAEEAKRAAEISDTRRNLLGSGDRSDRIRTYNYPQGRVSDHRINLTVYRLSEVMEGDLQSLIDPVIQEHQADQLAALAENQ
- the lolB gene encoding lipoprotein insertase outer membrane protein LolB, translated to MMRYRTYFWLILLPFLLTGCITLSEQHTSVEWQSHQAKLAQIRAFQVTGKLGYIAPDQRQNLSFLWKHSDTHSNLRFTTFLGQTALNLTITPDGARVETYDDQILSAENATALVYQLTGLVLPIEQLPDWMLGMPDGADAYTLTEQNTLQTIDKTIASQPWHIAYSQYRDTPFGANVIPLPAKLSLTQNKIKLNIVVTKWTLQP
- a CDS encoding ribose-phosphate pyrophosphokinase, with product MPDMKLFAGNATPELAQRIADRLYISLGDATVSRFSDGEVAVQINENVRGSDVFIIQSTCAPTNDNLMELVVMIDAMRRASAGRITAVIPYFGYARQDRRVRSARVPITAKVVADFLSNVGVDRVLTIDLHAEQIQGFFDVPVDNIFGTPVLLEDMKARGLEDPVVVSPDLGGVVRARATAKALGDIDIAIVDKRRPRANVSEVMNLIGDVEGRDCVIVDDMIDTGGTLCKAAEALKERGAKRVFAYATHAVFSGNAAKNIKNSVLDQVIVTDSITLSKEMAATGKVTQLTLSGMLAEAIRRISNEESISAMFNQ
- a CDS encoding SirB2 family protein; the encoded protein is MYEALKHFHLLTIAISALLLSVRYALMMMDSPKLQHPFLKRFPHINDSLLLLSGIGLIVVTGFIPFTPANMWLTEKITCVLAYIALGLFALKLGKNKLLRTFSFFGALGWLAMAGKLAVAKTPLFFG
- the prmC gene encoding peptide chain release factor N(5)-glutamine methyltransferase, which translates into the protein MPDVLTLDAALKQAASQFSAAGKESPSLDASVLLCHVLQKPRSYLLTWPEKALTTVQQQQFSQLVERRLAGEPIAYIVGEREFWSLPLKVSSATLIPRPDTERLVELALEKTAQQTGKILDLGTGTGAIALALASELPHRQVVGIDLQAEAKTLAQSNAEALNIRNVSFLQGSWFDPLESGTKFALIVSNPPYIDANDPHLSQGDVRFEPKSALVADEAGLADIRHIAQCARHYLLPHGWLMFEHGYDQATAVQQILSSLGYHKVVTEKDYAGNDRVTLGCFLGLPDE
- the hemA gene encoding glutamyl-tRNA reductase, with the protein product MSLLVIGINHNTASVDLREKVAFGPDKLANALQQLSQHEAVNGSVILSTCNRTEVYCDVRSGARNKVVEWISQFHHVSLEELKPSLYVYEEQAAIKHLMRVSCGLDSLVLGEPQILGQVKQAYSDSREQLAVDASLEKLFQKTFSVAKRVRTETDIGGNAVSVAYAACTLAKHIFESLADSTVLLVGAGETIELVAKHLQANGCTKMIVANRTRERAMNLAEQFGAEVIGLPEIPDYLPKADIVISSTASPLPIIGKGMVETALKQRRYQPMLLVDIAVPRDVEAQVGDLSDAYLYTVDDLQSIIDSNIEQRKVEAIQAEAIVSEESAAFMSWLRSLQAVDSIREYRQSAEAIREELLSKSLQALAGGADAEKVLRELSNRLTNKLIHAPTRALQLAAEQGEPAKLTVIRQSLGLDDLK
- the ispE gene encoding 4-(cytidine 5'-diphospho)-2-C-methyl-D-erythritol kinase, yielding MINRTTCWPSPAKLNLFLYINGRTANGYHELQTLFQFLDHGDELKITANETGKVTISPDIEGLALEENLIWKAASALQQYAHCSLGAHIELNKILPMGGGIGGGSSNAATALVALNYLWQLHLSDDELANIGLKLGADVPVFVRGFAAFAEGVGEKLSPAQPEEKWYLVVRPNVHIATVDIFTHPQLTRNTPKRALATLLDSDYGNDCEKIVRMLYPEVDKQLSWLLQYAPSRLTGTGSCVFAEFNSRPEAESILAQLSDNVSAFVAQGRNISPLKETLAEYLSASHQSI